The Sediminispirochaeta bajacaliforniensis DSM 16054 genome includes the window TCTTCAATGACCACCTTAACTCTGAAGACCATAAACATGATGGCACAAACGACCATGGAATATTGAAAGCAACATTTTAGCATCCTTTTATGTCTCATTTTCTTTCAGCATTCGAAAAGCCATTTCTAATGGCTCATAACGTTCTATAACCCATCCTAACGTCGGGGCTGACAGCGCGAGAATTCCTCATGGTCAGGCGAAATGAGTTGCCATCAATGAAAAATAAAGTTATAATATCAGACAAACAGGCAAATTATTGAGATTAATAGGAGGATTACACATGGTTAAGGTTGGAGTAGCCGGATACGGAGTTATTGGCCAGAGATTGGCCGATGGAGTTGCACGGCAGAAAGATATGGAGCTGGTTGGGGTCGCCGATGTTGCCCCTACCCTTCCCGTCAGGGCCCTTGCTGAAAAAGGAATGCCCTATAAACTTTTTACGGCGGTGCCGGAAAAAAGGAATCTTCTTGATGATGTAGGGATCCCTGTTAGCGGAACTCTCGAAGACCTTGTCCAGGAAGTGGATATCATGCTGGATGCCACCAATGCCGGTGTCGGAGCAAAGAACAAAGAGATCTACCAAAAATACAACACCAAGGCTGTATTCCAGGGTGGAGAAAAAAACAATGTTGCCGATGTTTTTTTCCACGGCTATGCGAACTACGAAAAGGGTATTGGTGCTGACTACCTCAAGCTCACCAGCTGCAACACAACAGGACTCATCAGGGCCATCGACGCCATCGACAGGGCCGTCGGTGTTATCAAAACGGCTATTACCATCATTCGAAGGGTTGCGGACCCTGGTGACTATCACCGCGGACTGACAAATGCCCTGCAGGTAGCCGAGGCACCGAATCATCAGGCCCTCGATCTTATGACCATTATGCCCCATGTCGATGCAACGGGAATTCTTATCCATACCCCGGTGACTCACGGGCATATCATCACCCCCGTGGTTACGACCAGGAAAAAGATGCACAAAGAGGAGCTCCTCGAAATCTTCAAGGCTCATCCCCGTATCCGAGTGGTCCGTCTGGCGGACGGTTTCCTCGGAAATGCAAGCCTCTTTAAATATGCCAGAGACCTGGGACATCCCCGCGGCGATATGTACGAGATTGCCGTATGGGAAGAGACCATTGTAAACAGCGGTGACGATATTATGTTCGCCATCAACATTCCTCAGGAAGCGGTTGTTATTCCTGAAAATATGGATGCGATCCGTGCCGCTTTGAAGATGCAGACAACCCGGGACGAAGGTGTCGCAAAAACCAACGAATATCTCGGAATGAAGGCCAGGGGTTAAAAGGAGAAAATCGGCTTTTATTGCCGTACCGTTTTTACATGAAGGGGCCCGGCAGGGCCCCATTTTAGGAGTCATACCATGGCTGAAGTAAGTCTTGGATTTAAGCCGATGGAGGCATTCGACGTCAAAGGCAAACGGGTACTTTTACGCGTAGATATCAACAGCCCCATCGATCCGAAAACAAAGAAAATCGTAAACGAAAACCGCATACAGAAAAGTCTGCCGACCATTTCCTGGCTCCTTGATCATGGGGCAAAACTCGCAATGATCGCGCACCAGGGTGATACCCTCGATTATCAAAACCTGATCCCGTTGGAAGAACATGCTCAAAAACTGAGTGCCGGTCTCGGACGACCAGTCGATTATATCGATGATGTTTGCGGTCCGGCGGCCCAGCAGAAGGTGAAGGAACTTGCCGAAAGCCAGGCCATCCTTCTTGGT containing:
- a CDS encoding type II glyceraldehyde-3-phosphate dehydrogenase; the protein is MVKVGVAGYGVIGQRLADGVARQKDMELVGVADVAPTLPVRALAEKGMPYKLFTAVPEKRNLLDDVGIPVSGTLEDLVQEVDIMLDATNAGVGAKNKEIYQKYNTKAVFQGGEKNNVADVFFHGYANYEKGIGADYLKLTSCNTTGLIRAIDAIDRAVGVIKTAITIIRRVADPGDYHRGLTNALQVAEAPNHQALDLMTIMPHVDATGILIHTPVTHGHIITPVVTTRKKMHKEELLEIFKAHPRIRVVRLADGFLGNASLFKYARDLGHPRGDMYEIAVWEETIVNSGDDIMFAINIPQEAVVIPENMDAIRAALKMQTTRDEGVAKTNEYLGMKARG